Proteins encoded within one genomic window of Empedobacter falsenii:
- a CDS encoding NAD(P)-binding domain-containing protein, which translates to MNHSEIFYKVDIVVIGAGQAGLSAAYHLKKRGINPGKGFVILDDEPHAGGAWQHRWDSLTLSIVNGINDLPGLTFSEAVHIQDKELQANKAVPAYYEKYEKEYDFPIIRPLRVDKVEENNGRFLIRTNGVQFSARGIVNATGTWKTPNIPHYPGIEKFEGRQLHTNQYKNAEEFIGQHVIIVGGGISAVQLLGEISKVTETTWVTRRPPDFRDNKFTEELRREAVAMVDKRVREGLPTQSVVSVTGLPITPAIESLLHTDVLNRKPMFDEIIETGVKWNDGTVLNADVIFWNTGFRHSLDHLEPLHLQNEKGGIEMSGKLATQVAKDPRIHLTGYGPSASTIGANRAGAAVAREIIAYLGL; encoded by the coding sequence ATGAATCATTCAGAAATATTTTACAAAGTTGATATCGTTGTGATTGGTGCTGGACAAGCTGGTTTATCTGCGGCCTATCATCTCAAAAAAAGAGGAATAAACCCCGGAAAAGGTTTTGTGATTTTAGATGACGAACCACATGCTGGCGGTGCTTGGCAACATAGATGGGATTCGTTGACATTGAGTATAGTGAATGGAATTAATGATTTACCAGGCTTGACTTTTTCTGAAGCTGTACATATACAAGACAAGGAATTGCAAGCGAATAAAGCTGTTCCTGCTTATTACGAAAAGTATGAAAAAGAATATGATTTTCCCATTATTAGACCATTGCGCGTTGATAAAGTAGAAGAAAATAATGGTCGATTTCTTATCCGAACAAATGGTGTTCAATTTAGTGCAAGAGGAATTGTAAATGCAACAGGAACATGGAAAACGCCTAATATTCCTCATTATCCTGGAATCGAAAAGTTTGAAGGAAGACAATTGCATACCAATCAATATAAAAATGCCGAAGAATTTATTGGACAACATGTGATTATTGTGGGAGGTGGAATCTCTGCCGTTCAATTATTAGGCGAAATCTCAAAAGTTACCGAAACAACTTGGGTAACAAGAAGACCGCCCGATTTTAGAGATAACAAATTCACCGAAGAATTAAGACGAGAAGCCGTAGCAATGGTAGATAAACGCGTGAGAGAAGGATTACCTACTCAATCGGTGGTGTCTGTTACCGGTTTACCTATCACTCCTGCAATCGAAAGTTTGTTACATACAGATGTTTTAAATCGCAAACCAATGTTTGATGAAATTATAGAAACAGGCGTTAAATGGAACGATGGAACAGTTTTGAATGCTGATGTAATCTTCTGGAATACTGGTTTTCGACATTCATTGGATCATCTTGAACCTCTTCATTTACAAAATGAGAAAGGCGGAATCGAAATGAGTGGAAAATTAGCCACGCAAGTTGCAAAAGACCCAAGAATTCATTTAACAGGATATGGACCATCTGCCTCTACAATTGGTGCAAATAGAGCTGGTGCAGCAGTCGCAAGAGAAATAATTGCTTATTTAGGTTTATAA
- a CDS encoding acyl-CoA desaturase, whose protein sequence is MTAVIIIFVIHWYASLFFQTFFHHRYASHAMFTMSRAWEKIFHVLAWIFQGSSYLSPYTYGVMHRHHHAYADTEKDPHSPQYDPNFFAMMWRTRIVYNEIDHDKTQVLEKFKKGVPSWRSWDRFAGNNAVRLAWVIIYILIYVAVDAPLWTYFVFIPMQVLMSPLHGVIINWFSHKLGYRNYDVGDTSTNLMPIDWLMWGECLHNNHHKFGGRPNFAVKKWEFDPMYPCIWTMNKLNIIQFKKGKLDTDYM, encoded by the coding sequence ATGACAGCAGTAATCATTATCTTTGTTATACATTGGTATGCTTCTTTATTTTTCCAAACTTTTTTTCATCACCGATATGCATCACATGCAATGTTTACGATGTCAAGAGCTTGGGAAAAAATCTTTCACGTTTTAGCGTGGATTTTTCAAGGTTCATCTTATCTAAGTCCCTACACATACGGGGTTATGCACAGACATCATCACGCGTATGCAGACACAGAAAAGGATCCACATTCGCCACAATATGATCCAAATTTCTTTGCGATGATGTGGAGAACACGTATTGTTTACAACGAAATTGACCACGATAAAACACAAGTTTTAGAAAAATTCAAAAAAGGTGTTCCTTCTTGGCGTTCTTGGGATAGATTTGCTGGAAATAATGCTGTACGTTTAGCTTGGGTAATCATTTACATATTAATTTATGTTGCTGTTGATGCACCACTTTGGACGTATTTTGTATTCATTCCAATGCAAGTTTTAATGAGCCCACTACATGGTGTAATCATCAACTGGTTTTCACACAAATTAGGTTATCGCAATTACGATGTTGGAGACACTTCGACAAACTTGATGCCGATTGACTGGTTAATGTGGGGAGAATGTTTGCATAACAATCACCATAAATTTGGTGGACGTCCTAATTTCGCTGTTAAGAAATGGGAATTCGATCCGATGTATCCATGCATTTGGACAATGAATAAACTGAATATCATTCAATTCAAAAAAGGTAAATTAGACACCGATTATATGTAA
- a CDS encoding class I SAM-dependent methyltransferase — translation MNYNFIAPYYHSLSQLIFLNRQHQAHFVILKHLKENDKILWVGGGAGKFIAEIEKLNLKLEIDYVDFSSRMIDLAQKEKTSNLNINFIVADIFDFETDKKYDVVMTTFLFDHFNQPKAEELFNQLNSYLKVGGLWFYVDFVQNQKGWQKSVTNVMLSFFRIVIGLDIYQLPKMHQSFLSYFKIVEHKFFFKKYIESIVYQKK, via the coding sequence ATGAACTATAATTTTATCGCGCCATATTATCATTCGTTAAGCCAGTTGATTTTTTTGAATCGTCAACATCAAGCTCATTTTGTTATTTTGAAACATTTGAAAGAGAATGATAAAATCTTGTGGGTTGGAGGAGGAGCGGGAAAATTTATCGCTGAAATAGAAAAATTAAATCTAAAATTGGAAATAGATTATGTTGATTTTTCTTCGAGAATGATTGATTTAGCCCAAAAAGAAAAAACGTCAAATTTAAATATCAATTTTATTGTTGCTGATATTTTTGATTTCGAAACGGATAAAAAATATGATGTAGTGATGACAACATTTTTGTTCGATCATTTTAATCAACCTAAAGCAGAAGAATTATTTAACCAATTAAATTCGTATTTGAAAGTAGGAGGATTGTGGTTTTATGTTGATTTTGTACAAAATCAGAAAGGTTGGCAAAAAAGTGTGACGAATGTAATGTTGAGTTTTTTTCGAATTGTTATTGGTTTGGATATTTATCAATTGCCTAAAATGCATCAAAGTTTTCTGTCGTATTTTAAAATCGTCGAACACAAATTCTTTTTCAAGAAATATATAGAAAGTATCGTTTATCAAAAGAAATAA
- a CDS encoding UbiA prenyltransferase family protein: MGKKVISRFIVNIFFSNFFLILLSIALNIETNIKIGLPFNSIAYYAFISTITVLFYLYAYRIPKSLKSSNNPRTQFYITHRKSVRIYTVILAVIALISVIILALNCLPNYEILTWKWLAVLFFTTVLSFGYYDLKLGISLRKTMLLKPFLIGWTWAITTVFLPVLFLMLKNETHYVIDAKFYFLFSQTFMYCVVNAILFDLKDYEDDSNRNLKTFVVKYGYHFTLNRIILPLIFLGFLSFLIFGIWYGLPLHRILFMLIPIVCLAIFAFKLNRPKAILYYLIAIDGMILLKAICGILSVILFE; the protein is encoded by the coding sequence ATGGGGAAAAAAGTGATTAGTCGATTTATCGTAAACATTTTTTTTTCCAATTTTTTTTTAATTCTACTTTCTATTGCGCTCAATATCGAGACGAATATCAAAATTGGTTTACCATTTAATTCGATTGCGTATTATGCTTTTATTAGCACCATTACTGTATTGTTTTATTTGTATGCCTACAGAATTCCAAAATCTTTAAAATCTTCCAATAATCCCAGAACTCAGTTTTACATTACGCATCGTAAATCTGTTCGTATTTACACCGTTATTTTAGCTGTAATCGCTTTAATTTCTGTAATTATTTTAGCACTAAATTGTTTACCAAATTACGAAATATTAACTTGGAAATGGTTGGCTGTTTTATTTTTTACGACAGTTTTATCCTTTGGCTATTATGATTTAAAATTAGGTATTTCGTTGCGTAAAACGATGTTGTTAAAGCCATTTTTAATTGGCTGGACTTGGGCAATTACAACCGTTTTTTTACCTGTTTTATTTTTGATGTTGAAGAATGAAACACATTATGTCATAGATGCAAAATTCTATTTTCTATTTTCTCAAACCTTCATGTATTGCGTTGTGAATGCGATTTTGTTTGATTTGAAAGATTATGAAGATGACAGTAACCGAAATTTAAAAACCTTTGTTGTAAAATATGGTTATCATTTTACGTTAAACCGCATTATTTTACCTTTAATATTTTTAGGATTTTTGAGCTTTTTAATCTTCGGAATATGGTATGGATTGCCACTTCACCGCATTTTGTTTATGTTAATTCCGATTGTTTGTTTAGCTATTTTTGCCTTTAAACTCAATCGTCCAAAAGCCATTTTATATTATTTAATTGCGATTGATGGAATGATTTTATTGAAAGCAATTTGTGGAATTTTAAGCGTAATTTTATTCGAATAA
- a CDS encoding LytR/AlgR family response regulator transcription factor, which yields MIKVIAIDDEPLALMVIENYCSRNEYVELVKTFSNLKDAQKYINQFPIDLMFLDIQISRTNGMEFYKNMEKKIPVIFTTAFAEYAVDGFNVAAIDYLLKPIDYDRFEEAVNKAVLILVDKKLNEDKEFLTIRADYKLNKIAYDEIDFIEGLDDYVKIHLENGKRITARISMKSILEKLPDQLFVRVHRSYIVSIKKVKSIQNKVLYLKEEEIPIGETYKNVILEFFKV from the coding sequence ATGATTAAAGTAATTGCGATAGATGACGAACCGTTGGCATTGATGGTCATCGAAAATTATTGTTCTAGAAATGAATATGTTGAGTTAGTAAAAACCTTCTCAAATTTGAAAGATGCGCAGAAATATATCAATCAATTTCCAATCGATTTGATGTTTTTGGATATTCAAATTTCGCGTACAAATGGAATGGAATTTTACAAAAATATGGAGAAGAAAATTCCCGTTATTTTTACCACAGCTTTTGCGGAATATGCGGTTGATGGCTTTAATGTTGCGGCGATAGATTATTTGTTGAAACCGATAGATTACGATAGATTTGAGGAAGCGGTGAATAAAGCGGTGCTGATTTTGGTGGATAAAAAACTGAATGAAGACAAAGAGTTTTTGACGATTCGAGCTGATTACAAATTGAATAAAATCGCCTACGACGAAATTGATTTTATCGAAGGTTTGGATGATTATGTAAAAATTCATCTCGAAAATGGAAAGCGAATTACGGCTCGAATATCGATGAAATCTATTTTAGAAAAACTGCCCGATCAACTTTTTGTGCGTGTTCATCGATCTTATATTGTTTCGATAAAAAAAGTGAAATCAATTCAAAATAAAGTCTTATATTTGAAAGAAGAAGAAATTCCGATTGGCGAAACGTACAAAAATGTCATTCTAGAATTTTTCAAAGTTTAA
- a CDS encoding sensor histidine kinase: MNKVKITKREIVIFSIVSIIFLLIPFIAAPNFSSDQSIFKTGFFKRMLFENILLLVFFLVNYFVLIPKLYFQKRYFFYIVILIIFFFVVYKFPEWAFHFNKMPPKKPPFDQFQPRKPPRDFMMWSPKIIMFSMMAIVSLFIRQNKRYQEVKYEKQLSEIAYLRAQINPHFLFNTLNNIYALTLQKSDSASDAVMKLSKMMRFVVSDSSKDFVPLQQDLDYIKNYIELQKLRLTHKDSVIFEVEGNPADLRISPLILINFIENAFKYGVIDEASQPVIISIKVEQQTLFLRVENTISKEVNPETEKSEIGLKNTKKRLDYFYSNHYKLAIHNDLSKFIVELKIFLND, translated from the coding sequence ATGAATAAAGTAAAAATTACAAAGAGAGAAATCGTTATTTTCAGCATAGTTTCAATCATATTTCTGTTGATTCCTTTTATTGCTGCGCCAAATTTTTCGAGCGATCAATCCATTTTCAAAACAGGTTTTTTCAAGCGAATGCTTTTCGAAAACATCTTATTGTTAGTGTTCTTTTTGGTGAATTATTTTGTATTAATTCCAAAATTATATTTTCAGAAACGTTATTTTTTCTACATCGTCATTCTTATAATTTTCTTTTTTGTGGTGTATAAATTTCCAGAATGGGCGTTTCATTTCAATAAAATGCCTCCGAAAAAGCCACCTTTTGATCAATTTCAACCTCGAAAACCGCCACGTGATTTTATGATGTGGAGTCCGAAAATTATTATGTTCTCGATGATGGCGATTGTTTCACTTTTTATTCGTCAAAATAAGCGTTATCAAGAGGTGAAATATGAAAAACAATTGTCGGAAATTGCTTATTTAAGAGCGCAAATTAATCCACATTTTTTGTTCAATACGTTGAATAATATTTATGCTTTAACGCTTCAAAAGTCAGATTCTGCTTCGGATGCTGTGATGAAATTATCCAAAATGATGCGATTTGTGGTTTCGGATTCTTCCAAAGATTTTGTGCCGTTGCAACAAGATTTAGATTATATCAAGAATTATATTGAGTTACAAAAATTGAGATTAACGCACAAAGATTCTGTTATTTTTGAAGTTGAAGGAAATCCTGCGGATTTAAGAATTTCGCCATTAATTTTAATTAATTTTATCGAAAATGCATTCAAATATGGTGTAATTGATGAAGCTTCGCAACCTGTCATTATTTCGATAAAAGTTGAGCAACAAACATTATTTTTGAGAGTAGAAAATACCATTTCGAAAGAGGTAAACCCTGAAACTGAGAAAAGTGAAATTGGTTTGAAGAACACGAAAAAGAGATTAGATTATTTTTACTCAAATCATTATAAATTAGCTATTCATAATGATTTATCTAAATTTATTGTTGAACTAAAAATTTTCTTGAATGATTAA
- a CDS encoding dioxygenase family protein, with amino-acid sequence MERKDFIKNSLGLLGASLIVPKVLMSCKDSNVVNDCEVWASETEGPFPTKKPEDFLSKNIKGDRTGVEATIKINVTNVDESCQPLIGAIVDIWHCDKDGNYSQYGGMRMQPTDYKSYKFLRGRQVTDENGNVEFNSIFPGWYESRATHIHVHIYDQKGKSLKVTQIAFPEGENSAVKIVNSAKEYGYTKGLNGYTYNANDNVFSDDTDGNQLAKVSGSLEKGYTIEANIVISTENIEEAKEPIGGGPGMPPPPDGMPPFDRKPKDENN; translated from the coding sequence ATGGAAAGAAAAGATTTTATAAAAAATAGTTTAGGATTATTAGGAGCAAGTTTAATTGTTCCAAAAGTGTTGATGAGTTGCAAAGACTCTAATGTTGTAAATGATTGTGAAGTATGGGCCTCTGAAACAGAAGGTCCATTTCCTACAAAAAAGCCAGAAGATTTTTTATCTAAAAATATAAAAGGCGATCGAACAGGAGTAGAGGCGACAATTAAAATTAATGTAACAAATGTTGATGAAAGCTGTCAACCTTTAATAGGCGCGATTGTTGATATTTGGCATTGTGATAAAGATGGAAATTATTCGCAATATGGCGGAATGCGTATGCAACCAACCGATTATAAATCATATAAATTTTTGAGAGGTAGACAAGTAACCGATGAAAATGGAAATGTTGAATTCAATTCTATTTTTCCTGGTTGGTACGAAAGTCGCGCAACGCATATCCATGTTCATATTTACGATCAAAAAGGGAAATCATTAAAAGTGACTCAAATTGCTTTTCCAGAAGGTGAAAATTCTGCTGTAAAAATTGTAAATTCAGCCAAAGAATATGGTTATACAAAAGGTTTGAATGGTTATACGTATAATGCGAATGATAATGTTTTTTCGGATGATACAGACGGAAATCAATTGGCAAAAGTGAGTGGAAGTTTAGAAAAAGGCTATACAATTGAAGCAAATATTGTAATTTCTACAGAAAATATAGAGGAAGCAAAAGAGCCGATAGGCGGAGGACCAGGAATGCCACCACCTCCAGATGGAATGCCTCCTTTTGATAGAAAACCAAAAGATGAAAACAATTAA
- a CDS encoding dioxygenase family protein, translated as MERKDFIKNSLGLLGASLIVPKVISSCSSDDAINDVSTSTTEGGTNQSCTVWPTETEGPFPTKTPSSYMRSDVKGDRTGVDATIEIVVQNASNNCSAVEGIIVDIWHCDKDGNYSQYGGTQMQQTNYQSYNFLRGRQITDSEGKVKFTSIFPGWYSGRATHIHVHIYNANGVSIKVTQIAFPEGTSSAVATVNSASSYGYTKGLTGYTYNAKDNVFSDDKEGLQIATVSGSLSAGYTISSNIKVSI; from the coding sequence ATGGAAAGAAAAGATTTTATCAAAAATAGTTTGGGTTTATTGGGTGCAAGTTTAATTGTTCCGAAAGTTATATCGTCTTGTTCGAGCGATGATGCAATAAATGATGTTTCGACTTCGACAACAGAAGGTGGAACCAATCAATCGTGTACGGTTTGGCCAACCGAAACAGAAGGACCTTTTCCTACAAAAACTCCGTCGAGTTATATGAGAAGCGATGTAAAAGGCGACCGAACGGGTGTTGATGCGACGATAGAAATTGTGGTGCAAAATGCGAGTAACAATTGTTCTGCTGTAGAAGGAATTATCGTTGATATTTGGCATTGCGACAAAGATGGAAATTATTCTCAATATGGAGGGACGCAAATGCAACAAACCAATTATCAATCCTATAATTTTTTGAGAGGTAGACAAATCACCGATTCTGAAGGAAAAGTGAAGTTTACAAGTATTTTCCCAGGATGGTATTCAGGTCGTGCAACGCATATTCATGTACACATTTACAACGCAAATGGTGTTTCGATAAAAGTGACGCAAATTGCTTTTCCAGAAGGTACAAGTAGTGCAGTTGCAACGGTAAATTCGGCTTCGTCTTATGGTTATACAAAAGGCTTGACGGGTTATACATATAATGCAAAGGATAATGTTTTTAGTGATGATAAAGAAGGGTTGCAAATAGCAACTGTTTCAGGAAGTTTGAGTGCTGGATACACCATTTCATCCAATATTAAAGTTTCAATTTAA
- a CDS encoding CoA transferase subunit A — MINKKVNSIEEALQGVESGMTLAVGGFGLSGIPENLIQGLVDKKINNLTCISNNAGVDDFGLGLLLQGRQIKKMISSYVGENAEFERQMLSGELEVELIPQGTLATRLMAAGYGMPAIFTPAGVGTEVAEGKEIRKFTFHGIEKEYLLEYAFEPDFAIVKAWKGDTAGNLVFRGATANFNHPAAMCGKITIAEVEELVEIGELDPNQIHTPGVYVNRIIQGAKYEKRIENRTVQPKS; from the coding sequence ATGATAAACAAAAAAGTAAACAGCATCGAAGAAGCACTGCAAGGTGTAGAAAGCGGAATGACGCTGGCTGTTGGAGGCTTTGGACTTTCTGGAATTCCCGAAAATCTTATTCAAGGTTTAGTGGACAAAAAAATCAATAATCTTACCTGTATTAGTAATAATGCTGGTGTTGATGATTTTGGTTTGGGATTATTATTACAAGGACGACAGATCAAAAAAATGATTTCTTCTTATGTTGGAGAAAATGCAGAATTTGAACGTCAAATGCTTTCGGGTGAATTAGAGGTTGAATTGATTCCGCAAGGAACTTTAGCTACTCGCTTGATGGCTGCTGGTTATGGAATGCCTGCAATTTTTACGCCTGCTGGAGTTGGAACTGAAGTTGCTGAAGGAAAAGAAATCAGAAAGTTTACCTTTCACGGCATTGAAAAAGAATATTTGTTAGAATATGCTTTCGAGCCTGATTTTGCAATTGTAAAAGCGTGGAAAGGTGATACTGCAGGGAATTTAGTTTTCCGCGGTGCAACAGCAAATTTCAATCATCCAGCTGCTATGTGCGGAAAAATTACAATTGCCGAAGTGGAAGAATTGGTAGAAATTGGAGAATTAGATCCAAATCAAATTCATACGCCTGGTGTTTATGTAAATCGAATTATTCAAGGTGCGAAATACGAGAAACGTATCGAAAATAGAACTGTTCAACCTAAATCATAA